In Brevibacillus brevis NBRC 100599, a single genomic region encodes these proteins:
- a CDS encoding transporter substrate-binding domain-containing protein gives MKKITQTILASTLAATMLMTSGTGAFAATAVKPVQTVAAEAAKKPQVKKFESRLDEIIARGYILVGTPGDYKPFTYLNPKTNQFEGYDIDAMKEFAKSLGVEARFVQTSWPTLMDDLLANKFDIAVGGVTRNTDRQKKAHMSDPYIMFGKAPLIRAEDKDKYKSVADINKPEVRIGVNPGGTNEKFVREHLTKATVTVEQNNLDIPGLVASGKYDVMITDTLEALVYSKADSRLYAALTDNPFTKSEKAYMIHRGDAIFANYLDLWMDEMKLQGKFDELYNKWVK, from the coding sequence ATGAAAAAAATCACACAAACAATCTTGGCGAGCACACTCGCTGCAACTATGCTCATGACATCAGGAACAGGTGCTTTTGCCGCAACAGCGGTTAAGCCTGTCCAAACTGTAGCGGCTGAAGCTGCTAAAAAACCACAAGTGAAGAAGTTTGAGTCTCGTTTGGACGAAATCATTGCGAGAGGCTACATCCTCGTAGGTACTCCAGGCGACTACAAACCGTTTACATATTTGAATCCGAAAACAAACCAATTCGAAGGTTACGATATCGATGCGATGAAGGAATTCGCAAAAAGCCTGGGAGTAGAGGCGCGTTTTGTCCAAACCTCTTGGCCGACACTGATGGATGATTTGTTGGCAAATAAATTCGATATTGCTGTCGGAGGCGTTACGCGCAACACAGACCGTCAGAAAAAAGCGCATATGAGCGATCCTTATATTATGTTCGGTAAAGCTCCACTCATCCGTGCAGAAGACAAAGACAAGTACAAGAGTGTAGCAGACATCAACAAGCCAGAGGTGCGCATTGGTGTGAATCCAGGCGGAACCAACGAAAAATTCGTTCGTGAGCACCTGACAAAAGCAACTGTGACGGTTGAACAAAACAACCTCGACATTCCTGGTCTGGTAGCAAGCGGTAAATACGATGTGATGATCACGGATACGCTGGAAGCGCTTGTATATTCCAAAGCAGATTCCCGTCTGTACGCTGCTCTGACCGACAACCCGTTCACAAAGAGTGAAAAAGCGTACATGATTCACCGCGGAGATGCGATTTTCGCTAACTACTTGGATCTGTGGATGGATGAAATGAAACTGCAAGGAAAGTTTGATGAGCTTTACAACAAATGGGTAAAATAG
- a CDS encoding methyl-accepting chemotaxis protein, whose translation MKNSLKNKLIIVLCLLLVISLGTVCGASYWSASNLLANSLDKEAELSASNLSIRIDGFFQEKIEIVRAIGGLMSADQNVEQDLKLIQEAQKKNPEFETFFFSHDLSGKKVINFKGEVTDISDRPHIKEASKGEGKVVVSEPVVSKRTGNNIVTLVVPLMKDNRQYGYIGSTIPINEIQKKVSEEKFGELGYAFLVSKTGTFIYHPNSEYILKESILNMGILQLQTAFEDIKQGNHGIAQYEYENTERFASYAPTNLNWGVYITAPVAELHAPVDQLLVRLTIISLIVLGLGVVLVYFLAVRMVKPIERLNHAVNVVAQGNLKETVTVDGKDEIAVLSRDFNQTVSHLKNLIEDVSLSSDQVQRFSQEVSEGIKQATENINQIGLSIEQISEGAEAQASSSQEIALSMTDMAAGIVKIAETSAHVSEAAQIATEQAEQGTAVVEQAVRQMGSIGEGTSKATVAIEQLNNRSKEIEGILDTISQLTSQINLLALNASIEAARAGEHGRGFAVVAGEVKKLANQSEESASKIAMLIGEIQQDTHHAVEVMTEGNQNAQQGIQLVEEVREIFEHILESSRNVAAHILEVSAASEQMSAGSQQVSASVDEMHTIAKHASLDAQTVARATEEQLQAIQEIGKSVEHLNAVAEELQQGIGRFTV comes from the coding sequence ATGAAAAATAGTTTGAAGAATAAGCTAATTATCGTTTTATGCCTGCTGTTGGTGATAAGTTTGGGTACGGTTTGCGGTGCAAGCTATTGGAGTGCTTCCAACCTTTTGGCAAACAGTCTGGACAAAGAAGCTGAGCTGTCAGCTAGCAATCTCTCGATTCGTATCGATGGTTTCTTTCAAGAGAAAATTGAGATTGTAAGAGCGATAGGAGGGTTGATGTCGGCAGATCAAAATGTCGAACAAGACCTGAAACTCATTCAAGAAGCCCAAAAGAAAAACCCCGAGTTTGAGACGTTCTTCTTTTCGCATGACTTAAGCGGTAAGAAAGTGATCAATTTCAAGGGTGAAGTGACCGACATCTCAGATCGTCCGCATATTAAGGAAGCCAGCAAAGGGGAAGGGAAGGTTGTTGTCTCTGAGCCAGTCGTTTCGAAGCGGACAGGGAATAACATCGTGACACTGGTCGTTCCATTGATGAAGGACAACCGTCAATACGGTTACATCGGTTCTACGATTCCAATCAATGAGATCCAAAAAAAGGTGTCTGAAGAGAAATTCGGCGAATTAGGTTACGCCTTTTTAGTAAGCAAAACAGGAACATTTATTTATCATCCGAATAGCGAGTACATTCTGAAGGAATCCATTCTCAATATGGGGATTCTTCAACTTCAGACTGCTTTTGAAGATATCAAGCAAGGGAATCATGGAATCGCCCAATACGAATACGAGAATACAGAGCGATTTGCTTCCTATGCGCCAACCAATTTGAACTGGGGGGTATACATCACTGCACCCGTAGCGGAGCTGCATGCACCTGTCGATCAACTGTTAGTCCGATTGACGATTATTTCCCTCATCGTATTGGGGCTTGGGGTTGTCCTCGTTTATTTCTTGGCTGTACGCATGGTGAAACCAATTGAGCGTCTGAATCACGCAGTAAATGTAGTGGCGCAGGGGAACTTGAAAGAGACCGTAACGGTTGACGGAAAAGACGAGATTGCGGTTCTGTCCCGTGACTTTAACCAGACGGTATCACACTTGAAAAATTTGATCGAAGACGTATCACTGTCGTCTGATCAAGTTCAGCGTTTTAGTCAGGAAGTATCCGAAGGCATTAAACAAGCGACGGAAAACATCAACCAAATCGGCTTGTCTATCGAACAGATTTCTGAGGGAGCAGAGGCGCAGGCATCCAGCTCGCAGGAAATCGCATTGTCGATGACTGACATGGCAGCAGGCATCGTGAAAATCGCGGAGACGTCTGCACATGTTTCTGAGGCTGCCCAGATCGCGACGGAGCAGGCTGAGCAAGGGACTGCTGTGGTAGAGCAGGCAGTTCGCCAGATGGGAAGCATTGGGGAGGGAACTTCGAAGGCGACTGTAGCCATCGAGCAGCTCAACAATCGCTCCAAAGAAATCGAAGGCATTCTCGATACGATTAGTCAGTTGACCTCGCAAATCAATTTGCTTGCCTTGAACGCTTCGATTGAGGCAGCACGTGCTGGCGAGCATGGACGTGGGTTTGCTGTAGTTGCTGGTGAAGTGAAAAAACTGGCGAACCAATCCGAGGAATCCGCATCGAAAATTGCAATGCTGATCGGGGAAATCCAGCAGGATACTCATCACGCGGTAGAGGTTATGACCGAGGGTAACCAAAACGCACAGCAAGGTATCCAACTGGTCGAAGAGGTTCGCGAAATCTTCGAGCATATTTTGGAATCTTCCCGGAACGTTGCCGCGCACATTTTGGAAGTATCCGCAGCATCTGAGCAAATGTCAGCAGGCTCCCAACAGGTGAGTGCTTCTGTAGACGAAATGCATACCATTGCAAAGCATGCTTCACTCGACGCGCAAACAGTGGCAAGGGCAACCGAAGAGCAGCTTCAAGCCATCCAAGAAATTGGCAAGTCTGTCGAGCATTTGAACGCAGTGGCGGAAGAATTACAGCAAGGAATCGGCAGGTTTACGGTATAA
- a CDS encoding formate--tetrahydrofolate ligase, with amino-acid sequence MKSIVEIAKSAGIEEQHLELYGKYKAKLSDELWEQVKDRPDGKLILVTAMNPNPAGAGKTLTTIGLSQALNHLGKKTMAALREPSLGPCMGIKGGATGSGQAQILPADEINLHFTGDIHAITAAHNLLAAMIDNHIFHGNPRGLNPKKIVWKRAMDMNDRALRNIVVGLGEGNGMTREDGFMITTASEIMAILCLSENLADLRERLNRIIIGYDFNDQPVRAEEINAVDAMCVLLKEAIKPNLVQTIEGTPVIIHGGPFANIAHGCSSVIGTKMALKLADYVVTEAGFGADLGAEKFFDIKCRKAGLTPSAAVVVITVRSLKYNGGVKVPDLAVENLSALEKGFENVKRHLENLQKFGVPAVVAINHFATDTQAEIDAVIALCQAAGAEAALSKVWAEGGAGGVELAEKVIRAAELPSSFRFLYEEDLSIKDKIETVVKEVYRGSGVVFSPLALKTMQKVEEMGMSHLPVCMAKTPYSFTDRADLLGAPVDFTIHVSEVRISAGAGFIVALTGSLVTMPGLPKKPAAESLFVDEDGHVIGLS; translated from the coding sequence ATGAAGTCTATTGTTGAAATTGCCAAAAGTGCAGGTATCGAAGAACAGCATTTGGAGCTATACGGAAAATATAAAGCCAAACTATCAGATGAACTATGGGAGCAAGTGAAGGATCGCCCTGATGGCAAACTGATTCTTGTTACAGCGATGAACCCCAATCCGGCGGGAGCAGGCAAGACGCTCACGACGATTGGTCTGTCACAAGCATTAAATCATCTCGGGAAGAAAACAATGGCAGCACTTCGCGAGCCGTCCTTGGGTCCTTGCATGGGGATCAAAGGAGGCGCAACTGGAAGCGGCCAGGCACAAATTCTCCCGGCTGATGAAATTAACCTGCATTTTACAGGGGACATTCATGCGATTACAGCTGCACATAACTTGTTGGCAGCGATGATCGACAATCATATTTTCCATGGCAATCCGCGCGGACTCAATCCAAAGAAAATCGTCTGGAAACGAGCTATGGACATGAACGACCGCGCACTGCGAAACATCGTGGTTGGTCTGGGTGAGGGTAATGGAATGACACGTGAGGATGGCTTCATGATTACGACCGCGTCGGAAATCATGGCGATCTTATGCTTGAGTGAGAATCTAGCAGACTTGCGCGAGCGGTTGAACCGTATCATTATTGGCTACGATTTCAATGATCAGCCTGTACGGGCAGAAGAAATCAACGCGGTTGATGCGATGTGTGTTCTCTTGAAGGAAGCCATCAAGCCCAATCTCGTACAGACAATCGAGGGAACCCCGGTCATCATTCACGGCGGACCTTTTGCCAATATCGCACATGGGTGCAGCAGTGTGATCGGAACCAAAATGGCTTTGAAGCTGGCAGATTACGTCGTAACAGAGGCTGGATTTGGTGCCGATTTGGGGGCCGAGAAGTTTTTTGACATCAAGTGCAGAAAAGCAGGTCTGACTCCATCGGCTGCTGTCGTGGTCATTACGGTTCGTTCGTTGAAATACAACGGCGGGGTAAAAGTACCTGACTTGGCAGTGGAGAACTTGTCTGCTTTGGAAAAAGGCTTCGAAAACGTCAAGCGACATCTGGAAAACTTACAGAAGTTCGGTGTGCCAGCAGTGGTGGCCATCAATCATTTTGCGACAGATACCCAAGCAGAGATTGATGCTGTCATTGCACTGTGCCAAGCGGCTGGAGCCGAAGCAGCGCTCTCTAAAGTGTGGGCAGAAGGAGGAGCAGGCGGTGTCGAGCTGGCTGAAAAAGTAATTCGAGCAGCAGAGCTGCCTTCGTCCTTCCGATTCTTGTATGAGGAAGACCTCAGCATTAAAGACAAGATTGAGACTGTCGTGAAAGAAGTATACCGTGGATCAGGAGTTGTCTTTTCGCCGTTGGCATTAAAAACGATGCAAAAGGTAGAAGAAATGGGCATGTCCCATCTGCCTGTGTGCATGGCGAAAACACCGTACTCTTTTACGGATCGCGCTGATCTGTTGGGGGCACCTGTAGACTTCACGATTCATGTGAGCGAAGTGCGCATATCAGCAGGAGCTGGTTTCATCGTGGCACTGACCGGAAGCTTGGTTACCATGCCAGGCCTCCCGAAAAAGCCGGCTGCGGAATCGTTATTTGTAGACGAGGATGGCCACGTGATTGGATTAAGCTAA
- a CDS encoding FAD-binding oxidoreductase has product MDYKQALVGLLGEERVSTNPTILEHHSHDESYHTPHLPDVVVFPQTAEEVSQIMKLANKKRIAVTPFGMGSSLEGHAIPYAGGISMDFSLMNQVREVRPKDFLVRVQPGVTRTQLNKELKKHGLFFSVDPGADATLGGMAATNASGTTSVRYGVMRDQVRDLEVVTADGRIIRTGSMTAKSSSGYHLTGLFVGSEGTLGVFTELTLRVYGIPEATTAARASFPSVQDAVDTVVDILGAGIQVARIELVDERSIQQVNLYKETSYPEAPTLFIEFHGSEQGLAYDIDFAQNIADGHGCTQFLFETDSKARAQLWDARHNLAYAFVHKSPGKKLMVTDVCLPISELAEAVVDARQAIDRAGLDGAIAGHVGDGNYHAILMIDLNDPEEVARAEEVNAHLVEYALSRGGTCTGEHGVGVGKIKYQRKEHGEALDVMQAMKHVLDPNGILNPGKIFGK; this is encoded by the coding sequence GTGGATTACAAGCAAGCGTTAGTGGGATTGCTGGGGGAAGAACGAGTATCGACCAACCCCACAATACTGGAGCATCACAGCCATGATGAATCGTACCATACCCCGCATCTTCCCGATGTGGTCGTGTTTCCGCAGACGGCAGAGGAAGTCAGCCAAATCATGAAGCTGGCAAACAAAAAGCGCATTGCGGTAACGCCGTTTGGCATGGGAAGCAGTCTGGAAGGCCATGCGATACCTTATGCGGGCGGAATCAGCATGGATTTTTCCTTGATGAACCAAGTGCGGGAGGTGCGACCGAAGGATTTCCTCGTGAGAGTCCAGCCAGGTGTGACACGCACCCAGCTCAATAAAGAGTTGAAAAAGCACGGATTGTTTTTCTCCGTTGATCCTGGCGCGGACGCGACTTTGGGTGGGATGGCTGCTACAAACGCCAGTGGAACGACTTCTGTTCGCTATGGCGTGATGCGTGATCAGGTTCGCGATCTGGAAGTGGTGACGGCAGACGGACGTATCATCCGTACAGGGAGCATGACAGCCAAGTCCTCCTCAGGCTACCATCTTACTGGGCTGTTTGTCGGGTCGGAGGGAACGCTTGGTGTATTCACAGAGCTGACCTTGCGTGTTTACGGCATCCCTGAAGCGACAACGGCGGCGCGTGCCAGCTTCCCTTCTGTTCAGGATGCTGTCGATACCGTCGTAGATATTCTCGGAGCGGGTATTCAAGTAGCGCGAATCGAACTGGTTGATGAACGTTCCATCCAACAAGTGAATCTGTACAAAGAAACGAGCTACCCGGAAGCACCAACGCTGTTTATCGAGTTCCACGGCAGTGAACAAGGGCTCGCGTATGATATCGACTTCGCGCAGAACATCGCCGATGGACATGGCTGCACACAGTTTCTCTTTGAAACCGATTCAAAAGCGAGGGCGCAGCTCTGGGACGCTCGTCATAACCTGGCGTATGCCTTTGTGCACAAATCCCCCGGGAAAAAGCTGATGGTGACAGATGTTTGCTTGCCGATTTCCGAGCTGGCAGAAGCCGTTGTGGACGCCCGGCAAGCCATTGATCGCGCTGGGCTGGATGGAGCGATTGCAGGGCATGTCGGGGATGGGAACTATCACGCCATCCTAATGATCGACCTGAATGACCCCGAAGAAGTTGCGCGTGCCGAGGAAGTAAATGCCCATCTGGTGGAGTACGCATTGAGTCGGGGAGGAACCTGCACAGGCGAACATGGTGTGGGAGTGGGGAAAATCAAATACCAGCGCAAGGAACATGGAGAAGCACTGGACGTTATGCAAGCCATGAAGCATGTGCTGGACCCGAACGGCATCTTGAATCCGGGAAAAATTTTCGGGAAATAA
- a CDS encoding SDR family oxidoreductase produces MSGQLLQEKTAIVTGAASGMGKAIAKLFADEGANVILADLNKEAAVSVAQELPQGKGHAVQTDVADDTSVAALVKETLEAYGSIDVLVNCAGVPQAFTPIEELTLEQWDRILSVNTKSIFLTTRYAVPHMKEKGKGSIINIASIAGIRARPGLNAYCASKGAAIMLSKALAIELAPFQIRVNVINPGPAETPMLGKFINGDEAEVEAGKKDIFISSVPLGMLIQPEDIAQAALYLATDLSKIVTGEVMNVDGGRGI; encoded by the coding sequence ATGAGCGGTCAACTTTTGCAAGAAAAAACGGCGATTGTAACAGGGGCTGCCTCAGGAATGGGCAAGGCCATTGCGAAGCTTTTTGCAGACGAGGGAGCCAACGTCATCCTGGCTGATTTGAACAAAGAAGCGGCAGTATCAGTCGCCCAAGAGCTGCCACAAGGGAAAGGTCATGCGGTACAAACAGATGTGGCAGACGATACGAGTGTCGCTGCACTTGTGAAGGAGACGCTCGAAGCGTACGGCTCGATCGATGTCCTGGTCAATTGCGCGGGTGTTCCCCAAGCGTTTACCCCCATTGAGGAGCTGACCTTGGAGCAATGGGATCGCATCCTGTCTGTGAACACGAAGTCGATCTTTTTGACGACAAGGTATGCGGTCCCCCACATGAAGGAGAAGGGGAAAGGCAGCATCATCAACATCGCTTCGATTGCCGGGATCAGAGCCCGTCCGGGGCTGAATGCGTACTGCGCGTCCAAGGGGGCCGCTATCATGTTGAGCAAGGCATTGGCGATTGAGCTCGCTCCTTTTCAAATCCGGGTCAATGTCATCAATCCAGGGCCGGCAGAGACGCCGATGCTGGGTAAGTTTATCAATGGAGATGAAGCGGAAGTTGAAGCCGGGAAAAAAGATATTTTCATCAGCAGTGTTCCATTGGGCATGTTGATTCAGCCAGAGGATATCGCGCAGGCGGCTCTCTATTTGGCTACTGATCTATCCAAAATTGTCACGGGCGAGGTCATGAATGTAGACGGTGGAAGGGGGATCTAG
- a CDS encoding aldehyde dehydrogenase family protein, whose protein sequence is MEARSYDLYIGGEWVRTESYIPVLHKYTGECIARIAKACQQHVTEAVEAAWETFKADKLTPFQRYQILLKASELMEDRRDEMERSLIREVGKTRKDARNELDRTINTLRLSAEEAKKIHGEMIPLQATEGSENRLGFTIRVPKGVIGAITPFNYPLLLSTHKIAPALAAGNTLVVKPATVTPIATFLLVEILEEAGMPKGYVNIVTGAGSQVGEWLLDEERIAMYTFTGSGEVGRRIKERSGMRPVALELGNNSPNIVHLDADLELAARQTASRSFHNAGQACIAVQRIYVHESVMQAFSDLYISHVHQLKVGNPEDPETDVGPMISEKEASRTEEWVQEAISQGARSLLPVKREGALFYPAVLVDTRPEMKVVCREVFAPVVTIIPYSDLEDAFTQANDSEYGLQAGIFTRDLNVAMKAARVLEYGGVVINDVSTYRNDVMPYGGIKNSGLGKEGPRYAVEEMTEERMVVINL, encoded by the coding sequence ATGGAAGCGAGATCGTATGATTTGTACATCGGTGGAGAATGGGTGAGAACCGAGAGCTACATCCCCGTCCTTCACAAATACACCGGTGAGTGCATCGCGCGTATTGCCAAGGCTTGTCAGCAGCATGTAACAGAAGCGGTGGAAGCGGCGTGGGAGACGTTTAAGGCGGACAAATTAACACCTTTTCAACGATACCAAATCTTGCTGAAAGCCTCTGAGCTCATGGAGGACCGCCGGGACGAGATGGAGCGATCCTTGATTCGCGAAGTGGGAAAAACGCGCAAGGACGCGAGGAATGAGCTGGATCGGACGATCAATACACTGCGCTTGTCGGCAGAGGAAGCCAAGAAAATTCACGGGGAAATGATTCCGCTGCAAGCAACGGAAGGCTCGGAAAACCGTCTGGGCTTTACCATTCGGGTCCCAAAAGGAGTAATCGGTGCTATTACGCCGTTTAACTATCCCTTGCTGCTCAGTACACATAAGATCGCGCCAGCGCTTGCCGCGGGCAATACGCTGGTCGTTAAGCCAGCTACAGTCACGCCTATCGCAACCTTTCTGTTGGTGGAGATCCTGGAGGAAGCGGGCATGCCAAAGGGCTACGTCAATATCGTGACAGGGGCAGGCAGTCAGGTAGGGGAATGGCTGCTGGACGAAGAACGCATCGCCATGTACACCTTTACCGGGTCAGGAGAAGTTGGTCGCCGCATCAAGGAACGAAGTGGCATGCGTCCCGTTGCACTGGAGCTAGGCAACAACTCTCCTAATATCGTGCATCTCGATGCAGATTTGGAGTTAGCAGCCCGCCAAACAGCCTCCCGCAGCTTTCACAATGCGGGTCAGGCGTGCATTGCTGTTCAGCGCATTTACGTGCATGAATCGGTTATGCAGGCGTTCAGTGACTTGTATATCTCGCATGTCCATCAGTTGAAGGTAGGGAACCCGGAGGACCCGGAGACGGATGTCGGACCGATGATCAGTGAAAAAGAAGCGAGCCGCACAGAGGAATGGGTACAGGAAGCGATTAGCCAAGGGGCCAGATCGCTTTTGCCTGTCAAACGGGAGGGTGCTCTTTTCTATCCGGCTGTGTTGGTGGATACAAGGCCAGAGATGAAGGTGGTTTGCCGGGAAGTGTTCGCACCCGTCGTCACGATCATTCCGTACAGTGACCTTGAAGATGCTTTTACCCAAGCCAACGATTCGGAGTACGGCTTACAGGCAGGGATTTTTACCCGTGATTTAAACGTCGCGATGAAAGCGGCACGCGTGCTGGAGTACGGTGGCGTGGTGATCAACGACGTTTCGACCTACCGCAATGACGTCATGCCATACGGCGGAATCAAAAACAGCGGACTGGGCAAGGAAGGTCCGCGTTACGCAGTCGAAGAGATGACGGAAGAGCGAATGGTGGTGATCAACCTATGA
- a CDS encoding tartrate dehydrogenase has translation MLHYSIAVIPGDGIGPEVMEEGLKVLGAIEESHGGIRFARDVMDWNCSYYLQHGKMMPENGLHILKDYDLILLGAIGAPEVPDHVSVWELILPIRRAFQQYVNLRPVKLLKGLESPLRYKDHADLDFVVVRENTEGEYSNMGGRMHQGTPYEMAVQNNVFTRYGTERILKYAYALAEKRSKKSVTAATKSNGINHSMPFWDEIVKEVSQEYPGIQTNLYHIDALAAYFITRPETFDVVVASNLFGDILTDLGAAIVGGLGLAPSANINPERKYPSMFEPIHGSAPDIASKGIANPIAQVWSLAMMMDHLDLPELSTVIMNAIENVLQDGEVLTPDLGGTATTKELGDEIVRHIYQTTR, from the coding sequence TTGCTACACTATTCCATTGCAGTAATTCCAGGAGACGGAATCGGACCCGAGGTCATGGAAGAAGGTCTGAAGGTGTTGGGAGCCATAGAAGAGAGTCACGGCGGCATTCGGTTTGCCCGTGATGTCATGGATTGGAACTGTAGCTATTATCTTCAACACGGCAAAATGATGCCGGAGAATGGACTCCACATTTTAAAAGACTATGATTTGATCCTGCTAGGTGCAATCGGTGCGCCCGAGGTTCCTGACCATGTCTCTGTGTGGGAGTTAATTTTGCCTATACGCAGGGCATTCCAGCAGTATGTGAACCTTCGTCCGGTCAAGCTGCTCAAAGGTCTGGAAAGTCCTCTTCGCTATAAGGACCATGCCGATCTCGATTTCGTCGTGGTGCGGGAGAATACAGAGGGTGAGTACTCCAATATGGGCGGGCGGATGCACCAGGGTACACCGTACGAAATGGCGGTGCAAAACAACGTATTTACCCGGTATGGCACTGAGCGCATCCTCAAGTACGCTTACGCACTCGCGGAAAAGCGTTCGAAAAAGAGCGTGACCGCAGCAACGAAGTCCAATGGCATCAACCATTCCATGCCGTTCTGGGATGAGATCGTCAAGGAAGTCAGTCAGGAATACCCGGGTATCCAGACCAATCTGTATCATATCGACGCACTCGCTGCCTATTTCATCACGCGACCAGAAACGTTTGATGTCGTTGTCGCGAGCAACTTGTTTGGAGACATTTTGACTGATCTCGGGGCGGCAATCGTCGGTGGGTTGGGCTTGGCCCCTTCCGCGAATATCAATCCGGAGCGCAAGTATCCCTCCATGTTTGAGCCCATTCACGGCTCTGCGCCGGATATCGCGAGCAAAGGAATCGCCAATCCGATCGCACAAGTATGGAGCCTCGCCATGATGATGGATCATCTCGATCTACCAGAGCTCAGTACTGTCATCATGAACGCTATCGAAAACGTGCTGCAAGATGGGGAGGTGCTTACTCCTGATCTTGGGGGGACGGCGACCACAAAAGAATTGGGGGACGAAATCGTTCGCCACATCTATCAAACAACGAGATAA
- a CDS encoding DUF6973 domain-containing protein gives MKKFKRVLVPFVVFSLLVAPVSVLTPASAKSTEKIAESIAEEKKKYEKSYEKVDFRFSEKILEELTQYEKDHPKATEDEINEHFLELCEIYNKDNKNIKNLAPSSDGDWDDFYDYADGVVTLNPKEQALYDQSPSKGFKALMAGKGAWNYTELAFGRNDTDEESDAFRHALWNMWIVWAVNDSWAEKWTSAHEDGASYQNKKSLTYKMDMHNNEEGRYKAAQEGIDSDSSRSDVKIAIDELYKSGKLKKINKPNIKKESTWTLERFTGKEEDYVDQDLPPIT, from the coding sequence ATGAAGAAATTTAAAAGAGTACTAGTGCCTTTTGTCGTGTTCTCATTATTAGTTGCTCCAGTGTCAGTCTTGACGCCAGCATCTGCTAAAAGTACAGAGAAAATAGCTGAAAGTATTGCCGAGGAGAAAAAGAAATACGAAAAATCTTATGAGAAAGTTGACTTTAGATTTTCAGAAAAAATTTTAGAAGAGTTGACTCAATATGAAAAGGATCACCCAAAAGCGACTGAAGATGAAATTAATGAACATTTTTTGGAACTGTGCGAAATATACAACAAGGATAACAAAAATATAAAGAACCTGGCTCCAAGCTCTGATGGTGATTGGGATGATTTCTATGATTATGCTGATGGAGTAGTTACACTGAATCCAAAAGAGCAGGCGTTGTATGATCAATCGCCGTCAAAAGGATTTAAAGCTCTTATGGCAGGGAAAGGGGCATGGAATTATACAGAACTAGCTTTCGGTAGAAATGATACTGATGAAGAATCAGATGCTTTTCGACATGCACTATGGAATATGTGGATAGTATGGGCAGTGAATGATAGTTGGGCAGAAAAGTGGACGAGTGCACACGAAGATGGTGCTTCCTATCAAAACAAAAAATCTTTAACATATAAAATGGATATGCACAATAATGAAGAAGGACGATACAAAGCAGCACAAGAGGGGATAGACAGTGATAGCAGTCGTTCTGACGTTAAAATTGCGATTGATGAGTTATACAAAAGCGGAAAGCTTAAAAAAATTAATAAACCGAACATTAAAAAAGAGAGTACCTGGACACTAGAAAGATTTACAGGTAAAGAAGAGGATTATGTAGATCAAGATCTTCCACCTATTACGTAA
- a CDS encoding helix-turn-helix domain-containing protein, whose protein sequence is MRSSFGCVLKRYREEAGLTLAELSIKTDISSGTISKIETDSLTLPKCGM, encoded by the coding sequence ATGAGATCGTCGTTTGGCTGCGTTTTGAAAAGGTATCGAGAGGAGGCGGGGCTGACTTTAGCGGAGTTATCTATAAAAACAGACATATCCTCTGGCACGATCAGTAAGATCGAAACAGACTCTCTCACTTTGCCAAAATGCGGAATGTAA